The following are encoded together in the Leuconostoc mesenteroides subsp. mesenteroides ATCC 8293 genome:
- a CDS encoding acetate/propionate family kinase, protein MAKTMAVNAGSSSLKFQLLEMPAEQVIAQGVIERIGMDDAIVTIKYGAEINAERLVGHSEDDEHITLSKDGKGKKYENVTAIKNHQQAINFMLQKLTDLGIIKDFNEITGVGHRVVAGGEWFNHSVVVTDEVLAKIDRLADYAPLHNPANAMGIRAFQKLLPDALSVAVFDTSFHQTMPDENFLYALPYEYYTRYGARKYGAHGTSHRYVASRAAELLGKDLKSLKLITLHLGAGASITAIKDGKSLDTSMGFSPLAGVAMATRSGDVDASLVYYIQEREGLSNEEMLNILNKKSGLLGISTISSDMRDLLDVQDTNEHADMAIRIFINRVVKYVGQYVAEMGDVDAIVFTAGIGENSVPVRKMIIDKLNYFGVKLDEEKNNVRGKEVEISTNDSKVKALLIPTNEELMIARDVESLKA, encoded by the coding sequence ATGGCTAAAACAATGGCTGTTAACGCAGGTAGTTCATCACTAAAGTTTCAATTATTAGAGATGCCTGCAGAACAAGTAATTGCACAAGGTGTTATCGAACGCATTGGTATGGACGATGCAATAGTAACGATTAAATACGGTGCAGAAATCAATGCAGAGCGCTTGGTTGGCCATTCAGAAGATGACGAACATATTACTTTGTCCAAAGACGGCAAAGGTAAGAAGTACGAAAACGTTACTGCAATTAAAAACCACCAACAGGCCATTAACTTCATGTTGCAAAAGTTAACAGATCTGGGTATTATTAAGGACTTTAATGAAATTACTGGTGTCGGACATCGTGTTGTTGCTGGTGGTGAATGGTTTAATCATTCCGTGGTGGTAACAGATGAGGTGCTGGCTAAAATTGATCGTCTTGCAGATTATGCACCACTTCATAACCCAGCCAATGCTATGGGAATTCGTGCTTTCCAAAAGCTCCTCCCTGATGCATTGTCAGTGGCGGTTTTTGATACTTCTTTCCATCAAACAATGCCTGATGAAAACTTTCTTTATGCCTTGCCATATGAATACTACACGCGTTATGGCGCCCGCAAGTATGGTGCTCATGGTACATCGCACCGATATGTTGCATCGCGTGCAGCCGAGTTGCTCGGTAAAGATTTAAAAAGCTTGAAATTAATCACGCTGCATTTAGGTGCAGGTGCCTCAATTACGGCTATTAAGGATGGTAAGTCATTAGATACTTCTATGGGATTTTCTCCCTTAGCTGGTGTTGCTATGGCAACGCGTTCAGGGGATGTCGATGCTTCGCTTGTTTATTATATTCAAGAACGCGAAGGACTATCTAACGAAGAGATGTTAAATATATTGAACAAAAAGTCCGGTTTGCTTGGTATTTCGACAATTTCAAGTGATATGCGTGACTTGTTAGATGTCCAAGACACTAATGAGCATGCTGACATGGCGATTAGAATATTTATTAATCGTGTTGTTAAATATGTGGGACAGTATGTTGCGGAAATGGGAGACGTTGATGCTATCGTATTTACAGCAGGAATTGGTGAAAACTCAGTCCCAGTTCGTAAAATGATTATTGATAAATTAAACTACTTTGGTGTGAAATTAGATGAAGAAAAAAATAATGTTCGCGGCAAAGAAGTTGAAATATCTACGAATGACTCCAAGGTAAAAGCCTTGTTGATCCCAACCAATGAAGAACTAATGATTGCTAGAGATGTTGAATCTTTGAAAGCATAG
- a CDS encoding GRP family sugar transporter, which yields MSLAILLALVPALAWGSVGIVNTKMGGTAGQQTLGMTFGALIFGLATMFFFVMPRHIELSSHIWVVGIVSGLVWAVGTAGQFLAIKDLGVSLAIPLSTAGQIVANALMAAAVLGEWKTAKMWAIGVISIITVVIGATLISARDKAKNSAGIEAQEQKKDWTKGLIYLIVSTIGFMFYFVLPNFLNKVGYISDAIKARGNGVDYMTAIVGPQAIGQVIGAFLIVAFVLKESSIMFKLPTWRNIVTGLVWAAGNIFMFISAANPDVGQTIATTFSQLGIIVGTFGGIYILGEKKSSYQMKLIVIGTILVVIGAIIIGNIYTFA from the coding sequence ATGAGTTTAGCAATTTTACTGGCCCTAGTGCCGGCACTAGCTTGGGGTTCCGTTGGAATCGTCAACACAAAAATGGGGGGAACAGCAGGGCAACAGACCTTAGGTATGACTTTTGGTGCTTTGATATTTGGCCTAGCAACAATGTTTTTCTTTGTCATGCCACGCCACATCGAATTAAGCAGTCATATTTGGGTTGTCGGTATTGTTTCTGGATTGGTTTGGGCAGTTGGAACAGCAGGACAGTTTTTGGCTATCAAGGATTTGGGCGTTTCGCTTGCTATTCCATTGTCAACAGCCGGTCAAATTGTAGCAAATGCTTTAATGGCTGCTGCTGTCTTAGGCGAATGGAAGACTGCTAAAATGTGGGCAATTGGTGTGATTTCAATCATTACGGTTGTTATCGGTGCAACTTTAATTTCAGCACGTGATAAAGCAAAAAACAGCGCAGGAATTGAAGCACAAGAGCAAAAAAAGGACTGGACTAAAGGGCTTATCTACCTGATTGTTTCAACCATCGGATTCATGTTCTATTTTGTTTTACCAAACTTCTTAAACAAAGTTGGTTACATCTCTGATGCCATTAAAGCACGTGGTAATGGTGTCGATTATATGACCGCCATTGTTGGACCACAAGCTATCGGTCAAGTTATTGGTGCCTTTCTAATTGTTGCCTTCGTTTTGAAAGAATCAAGTATCATGTTTAAGTTACCAACTTGGCGTAACATTGTAACAGGTTTAGTTTGGGCTGCTGGTAATATTTTCATGTTCATCTCAGCTGCCAATCCTGATGTTGGTCAAACTATCGCGACAACATTCTCACAATTAGGTATTATTGTTGGTACTTTTGGTGGTATCTATATATTAGGAGAGAAGAAGTCAAGTTATCAGATGAAGTTAATTGTGATCGGTACAATATTAGTTGTTATTGGCGCAATTATCATCGGCAATATTTATACTTTCGCATAA
- the greA gene encoding transcription elongation factor GreA, whose amino-acid sequence MSEEKTYPMTAEGRDKLQLELEDLIANQRPEITKRIQIARSYGDLSENSEYQSAKDEQAFVEGRIQTLKNMIDNAEIIDSNATAKDEVSLGKTVTFKELPNEEPETYAIVGSVEADPLAGKISNESPMANALIGKKVGETVAVPLPNGISIDVEIINVTK is encoded by the coding sequence ATGTCTGAAGAAAAAACATATCCAATGACTGCTGAAGGCCGTGACAAGCTTCAACTTGAGTTGGAAGATCTTATTGCTAATCAACGACCAGAAATTACAAAACGTATTCAGATTGCAAGATCATACGGTGACTTATCAGAAAACTCGGAATATCAATCAGCTAAAGATGAACAAGCCTTTGTTGAAGGACGCATTCAAACATTAAAAAATATGATTGATAATGCTGAAATCATTGATTCTAATGCAACAGCTAAGGACGAAGTTTCATTAGGTAAGACGGTGACATTCAAAGAATTACCAAATGAAGAACCTGAAACATATGCTATCGTTGGTTCTGTAGAAGCTGATCCTTTGGCAGGAAAAATTTCTAACGAGTCTCCAATGGCTAATGCCTTAATTGGTAAAAAGGTCGGAGAAACCGTTGCTGTTCCATTGCCAAATGGTATTAGCATTGACGTTGAAATTATTAACGTAACTAAATAA
- a CDS encoding glycoside hydrolase family 73 protein, which translates to MQSRKERHQHEIKNAEAIEKGLDPFADTMNSGNKGGSPRKKRKKPNRLILLLLLLVIVIGLFFGLKVLLTDNTAALDPNDTTFKTVKIPSGSTPSQMAKALQKQKVIKSSEAFYKYSLKHGAEDLQAGTYKISPSQTVQLIFKQLTMGPNAGPQLGKGYVLVATGQDQAAIAKNVASETKLSQDKVNKAFGDKSIISKMKSKYPDLLKNMSSKSNLADYVYPAAYDLNKVTDVTDLMTKLLATSDKQLKSYYKDLNKDGINKPAVITLMATSGKSEFEHRLAFVNKIAPYAQTLSKKYGILASISIAQAAHESNWDNSKLSSKYNNYFGVKTQDETAGKSVVLETTEYVDGKPETQKARFAVYSDWKDSMKEHAETLVNGNTWNPNQFQDVLDAKNYKEAAKALYKDSYATDVNYPKLIINLIETWNLQRFDK; encoded by the coding sequence ATGCAGTCTAGAAAAGAAAGACATCAGCATGAGATCAAAAATGCTGAGGCGATTGAGAAAGGCCTCGATCCATTTGCTGATACAATGAATAGTGGGAATAAGGGTGGTAGCCCTAGAAAAAAACGTAAAAAGCCTAATCGTCTGATATTACTTTTGTTACTTTTAGTTATAGTGATAGGTCTGTTTTTCGGATTAAAAGTGTTATTGACAGATAATACAGCTGCATTAGATCCGAATGACACAACGTTTAAAACTGTGAAAATACCATCCGGATCTACACCCTCTCAGATGGCAAAAGCATTGCAAAAACAAAAAGTTATTAAAAGTTCTGAGGCCTTTTACAAATATTCATTAAAGCACGGTGCTGAAGATCTCCAAGCAGGAACTTATAAAATATCACCTTCTCAAACTGTTCAATTGATTTTTAAACAGTTGACGATGGGGCCTAATGCCGGCCCACAATTGGGCAAAGGATATGTTTTGGTAGCAACAGGTCAAGATCAAGCGGCTATTGCCAAAAACGTTGCCAGTGAGACTAAATTGTCACAAGATAAAGTGAATAAGGCATTTGGTGATAAATCTATTATTTCTAAGATGAAATCAAAGTATCCGGATTTATTGAAAAATATGTCTTCTAAGAGTAACTTGGCCGATTACGTTTACCCAGCAGCATACGATTTAAATAAAGTGACAGATGTTACTGATTTAATGACGAAATTGTTGGCAACTTCAGATAAACAACTAAAGTCGTATTATAAAGACTTGAACAAAGATGGTATAAATAAGCCTGCTGTTATAACATTGATGGCTACTTCGGGTAAAAGCGAATTTGAACATCGTTTGGCTTTTGTCAACAAAATTGCGCCATATGCTCAGACACTCAGTAAGAAATATGGTATCTTAGCATCAATATCCATAGCTCAAGCGGCACATGAATCAAACTGGGATAACTCAAAGCTATCATCTAAATACAATAACTATTTTGGTGTTAAAACTCAGGATGAGACAGCAGGAAAATCAGTTGTTTTGGAAACGACTGAGTATGTTGATGGGAAACCTGAGACACAAAAAGCACGTTTTGCTGTGTATAGTGATTGGAAAGATAGCATGAAAGAACATGCTGAGACATTAGTGAATGGTAATACTTGGAATCCTAATCAGTTCCAAGATGTATTGGATGCAAAAAACTACAAGGAAGCCGCTAAAGCTCTGTATAAGGATTCATATGCAACCGATGTTAATTATCCAAAATTGATTATAAATTTGATAGAGACATGGAATTTACAACGTTTTGATAAATAA